The Schistocerca gregaria isolate iqSchGreg1 chromosome 4, iqSchGreg1.2, whole genome shotgun sequence genome contains a region encoding:
- the LOC126267030 gene encoding nuclear autoantigenic sperm protein isoform X2, with product METNTDNTAVEKKEEDMSPKEKAFMLLAQGKRHYLVKDYFEAVGCLATACELLAEVYGEAANECGDAYFSYGKALLGLAREENGVLGDAVEEREDEEEENEQEEQEAGVEDNCEKEESAKHENEKVEDTAADSAPTVDSEPVGSEDNVEVDGEKDEDDAETVSNLKLAWEMLELVKIIFQRQADSDQNIKLKLAEVHMYLGEIGLESENYTSAIEDINRCLEIRKKLLKTDDRCVAETLYQLGLAHSLASNFDESIKYFSEAVEVLEERIKILEQRKDSGGEVAEESKSDAFYTIDGEITEIKALLPEIKDKIQDMKDFKNETLKAMFEKRCEDQQGSSGQAGTSSASLSTSAASTESKPVSNITHLVRKKRRSDPESE from the exons ATGGAGACGAATACAGATAATACAGCTGTCGAGAAGAAGGAAGAAGATATGAGCCCAAAGGAAAAGGCGTTTATGCTTCTTGCTCAGGGCAAAAGGCATTACCTCGTTAAAGATTACTTCGAAGCAGTGGGATGTCTGGCAACTGCGTGTGAACTATTGGCTGAAGTGTATGGTGAAGCTGCAAATGAGTGTGGCGATGCCTATTTCAGTTACGGAAAAGCGTTACTCGGCCTCGCAAGAGAAGAGAACGGTGTGCTAGGCGATGCTGTTGAAGAAcgtgaagatgaagaggaagagaacgagcaggaggaacaagaagctGGTGTGGAAGATAATTGTGAGAAGGAGGAATCTGCAAAACATGAAAATGAGAAAGTAGAAGATACTGCTGCGGATAGTGCTCCCACTGTAGATAGCGAACCTGTTGGTAGCGAGGATAATGTAGAGGTTGACGGTGAGAAAGATGAGGATGATGCTGAGACAGTGAGTAATCTGAAATTGGCGtgggaaatgttggaactcgtaaaaattatttttcagagaCAAGCTGACAGCGACCAAAACATTAAACTTAAACTTGCAGAAGTACACATGTATTTGGGCGAGATTGGCTTAGAATCCGAAAACTATACTTCAGCTATAGAAGATATAAATAGATGTTTAGAAATTAGAAAGAAACTTCTCAAAACCGATGATAGGTGTGTAGCGGAAACATTGTACCAGCTAGGCTTAGCTCATTCACTTGCAAGCAATTTCGACGAGTCTATAAAGTACTTTTCCGAAGCTGTTGAGGTGCTGGAAGAAAGAATTAAAATCCTGGAGCAGAGAAAGGACAGTGGCGGTGAAGTGGCGGAAGAATCCAAATCTGATGCATTTTATACTATAGACGGTGAAATCACAGAAATAAAGGCTTTACTGCCTGAGATTAAGGACAAAATTCAGGATATGAAAGACTTCAAAAATGAAACATTGAAGGCGATGTTTGAGAAGCGCTGTGAAGATCAGCAGGGAAGTTCTGGTCAGGCTGGTACTTCGTCTGCATCGTTATCAACATCAGCTGCATCCACCGAATCAAAGCCGGTGTCCAATATCACCCATTTAGTGAGGAAGAAGC GGAGATCTGATCCTGAAAGTGAATGA
- the LOC126267030 gene encoding nuclear autoantigenic sperm protein isoform X1: METNTDNTAVEKKEEDMSPKEKAFMLLAQGKRHYLVKDYFEAVGCLATACELLAEVYGEAANECGDAYFSYGKALLGLAREENGVLGDAVEEREDEEEENEQEEQEAGVEDNCEKEESAKHENEKVEDTAADSAPTVDSEPVGSEDNVEVDGEKDEDDAETVSNLKLAWEMLELVKIIFQRQADSDQNIKLKLAEVHMYLGEIGLESENYTSAIEDINRCLEIRKKLLKTDDRCVAETLYQLGLAHSLASNFDESIKYFSEAVEVLEERIKILEQRKDSGGEVAEESKSDAFYTIDGEITEIKALLPEIKDKIQDMKDFKNETLKAMFEKRCEDQQGSSGQAGTSSASLSTSAASTESKPVSNITHLVRKKRKLDLDMSDSKRSKTEPDQDLV; this comes from the coding sequence ATGGAGACGAATACAGATAATACAGCTGTCGAGAAGAAGGAAGAAGATATGAGCCCAAAGGAAAAGGCGTTTATGCTTCTTGCTCAGGGCAAAAGGCATTACCTCGTTAAAGATTACTTCGAAGCAGTGGGATGTCTGGCAACTGCGTGTGAACTATTGGCTGAAGTGTATGGTGAAGCTGCAAATGAGTGTGGCGATGCCTATTTCAGTTACGGAAAAGCGTTACTCGGCCTCGCAAGAGAAGAGAACGGTGTGCTAGGCGATGCTGTTGAAGAAcgtgaagatgaagaggaagagaacgagcaggaggaacaagaagctGGTGTGGAAGATAATTGTGAGAAGGAGGAATCTGCAAAACATGAAAATGAGAAAGTAGAAGATACTGCTGCGGATAGTGCTCCCACTGTAGATAGCGAACCTGTTGGTAGCGAGGATAATGTAGAGGTTGACGGTGAGAAAGATGAGGATGATGCTGAGACAGTGAGTAATCTGAAATTGGCGtgggaaatgttggaactcgtaaaaattatttttcagagaCAAGCTGACAGCGACCAAAACATTAAACTTAAACTTGCAGAAGTACACATGTATTTGGGCGAGATTGGCTTAGAATCCGAAAACTATACTTCAGCTATAGAAGATATAAATAGATGTTTAGAAATTAGAAAGAAACTTCTCAAAACCGATGATAGGTGTGTAGCGGAAACATTGTACCAGCTAGGCTTAGCTCATTCACTTGCAAGCAATTTCGACGAGTCTATAAAGTACTTTTCCGAAGCTGTTGAGGTGCTGGAAGAAAGAATTAAAATCCTGGAGCAGAGAAAGGACAGTGGCGGTGAAGTGGCGGAAGAATCCAAATCTGATGCATTTTATACTATAGACGGTGAAATCACAGAAATAAAGGCTTTACTGCCTGAGATTAAGGACAAAATTCAGGATATGAAAGACTTCAAAAATGAAACATTGAAGGCGATGTTTGAGAAGCGCTGTGAAGATCAGCAGGGAAGTTCTGGTCAGGCTGGTACTTCGTCTGCATCGTTATCAACATCAGCTGCATCCACCGAATCAAAGCCGGTGTCCAATATCACCCATTTAGTGAGGAAGAAGCGTAAGTTGGACTTGGATATGTCAGATAGTAAAAGGAGTAAAACAGAACCTGATCAAGATCTAGTGTAA